The Ipomoea triloba cultivar NCNSP0323 chromosome 14, ASM357664v1 region GCATAAGTTTGATTGTCAGAAATGACAAACTGAAACATCACTTAATACGCATAAAATGGTAAGAAACACATACAATCTTGAAATGCAGGCAGGCCCCACTTTTCCGGATGCAAATCGAGAAGTGAATTGATCACCTCATCAGCTGATGTGTATAGATGAGACTGTTTAGGAAGGGATGGTACAGCAACCACTTCCATTTCAGCAGCCTTACCAGCAGCAACACCAGGTCTGACATAGGCATCATTCCATTTAGAAATCAGTCTAGCTATTGGTAGTTCATAAAGTATGCAATTCTATTGTTGattcaacaaataaaattaagaaaactaTGGTatatgttgattaattaatattgatcaAAGCCATAAGTCCATAACCTGAAAGTCTACCAAGTCACATATCTTAGTTAGTATTATGCACAGATACTTTGTAAGATGCTGTTTTTGAAGTGTATGCTTTATTAGATATAAATTGCTACCGCAATAAACTCTGCCTATGAAAACAttacatcataaataaatttgaagtaCTATATTACTCCAGGTTATCACCTAACTAGCATCAAATTCATATCcacaaaaaaaatgatcataGAATACTCACAATGAATCTTCAATGACAAGACAGCTGGATGGATTTACACCAAGTCTTTTAGCCACTTCAAGAAAACTTAAACAAGAGAAGAACATAATATATAAGGCCACCACAAGAGAATATCATGTAAAGCATCTGAATAAGAAAGATCTTTATACTCAATCTTACATTTCAGGATTTGGCTTTCCAGCTGTAACTTCATCACCTCCAACAATGGTGGAGAAGGATTCCTTCCAACCTATAGTATGTAAATGATACTCTAAAATAAGCAATTTCATGCAACATTCTTGACGTGTCATATTTGCATTATATTTACCTAAATCATGAGACAGACAGACAAGAAAAAGAATAGATTTGAGTTCCAACTACCTTGATGATAAGAAATTTTTGTCTCTATGTTTGACTTCGGAGAATTAGAAGCCAAGGCCATTAGCACACCATGACTTTTGAGATGATTAATCAATCGATTGGCACCTGGAAGAGCTTTAATATTGGACCACCTACAATTAGAATTAGAAATAATGATTACTCCCTCCATCCCACTGTACTTATCTTGTTTGCTGTTTTATTGgtaaataaaactaaattttaaaaattatgtttaagttttgaaaataaaaattagatattaGGAGACTATATGTTAAGTTCTAGTAGCCCCAAGATTCATAACTtaaaattacccaaaaaaataagAGCTTTAAAATGTTGGTCAAATTAAATTGTGTTGACAAGTGAAATTGGAAACCTTCTAATAatatgataaattttatgccCAAGAACATGGAACCTTCAAACAAAGGCTGTACATTATTCAGAACAAGagaaaattaacatatattacCGCTCAGAAAACATTGGAGTAATTTGTGTAAGAAATTCTTCTTTTGTTAAGGGAATCTCATAATCTTCAACAACCACAGCTGCAGCTTCTACAGGTGTCTTCCCTACTATTTTATGAGCTTCTCTGCCATCCCATTGCTTTCCATAATTAACTAGGGCAACCTTTAGAACATCACTCACAATGCCATCTGTGTCAGAAAATTAAGTTCAATTTGAAACTGGTATtcacaaaacaaaagaaaaggaaaagaaaataaaacctCACATGTACAGAGTATGTTACTTCAGATAGGTTGTTCTACATAACTATGTCATGTTCAAAGTTTACCAAAGATGTTCAGGTCTAGCATTGTAGATCATTTAAAATCTCAGGAATAAATGGTCAATCAATTCTCCCTACATGAATTTCAAGCAcattattatatcatttgacATAAAGCATTCCATACAAAATGCAATGATGTAGATGAAAAATATGTAGACTGGAACATTCAACCTCAGTAACTTGTACGACAAAAATATACTGCATATAAAACATGAACATGTAATGGTATTGAAGGAGTTCAGGAAATTGTATGgtcgaaataaattttattttaaaatttttaacttttacaATGGTTGGTGCTTTTTAATTTTGGATCATGAAAATGCCTAAAAAAGAAAGGGATGTTTTCTAGTCTATTGGCTCAGAAATTAGTCTGTTCATTTATCAAGCAATCAATACATAGCAAGAGTGCAAATCACCTGTGTTTAGAAGTGTACCATCCAAATCAAGAATAACACAAGAAACAAGCTTCTTTAAAGGTTTCACCAATGACATTGTGAAGAGTGTCAAAGAAGCCCAAATCAAGGTACTTGTGCTCTTTTAGGCAACATATAGATCACCTGCTGTTATACCAAAAAGAAGCGAGATTTGATTGATAAATATACCATAAGATCATAATTCAACTTCATAAACAGTAAACATTAACTGGTAAAGGTATTTATACCACCAAAGCATTTGGTCTTAAATATCAGAATTATTTGAAAATTGCAACAAGCACAAAAGACACGGTGAAGACGAGGATGGAAGCCATCATTAACAGGCCGTGCAACAATGCTTTGCCTACCAAAACGCTATACGGTTTGGGATTCTTACTTATTCAAGTTAGTTGATAATACCAATATGTaagtgtaaaattttaaatttggcaAAGAGCAATATCAACAGTAACAAATTCTATAAAAAATCAACTCCTCAAAGTGCATGATACACAATGCCAAGTCCACTACCAAGGAGAATAGGGTAGGGatggtcacagggcgaggaatGGCATATTCCCGTCCTCGACCCCTATTCCCCACCCCTGCATCCCTGTCCTGCAGGGATTCCCCAGCCCCAATCAACACCCCATTCAAAATAGTTGAACACTGCACATCTGAGACCCCTCTTTTGCACTTGAGTGAGCACAAAACTTAAAACATAAATTACAGAAACaagaatattgaaaattatctaACCTCAAGATTTTAGAATGATATGACAGCTAAAAATTTCTTACTTGTCATGCTAGTAATTTCAATTCACTATTCAAAATCAGTAGCCATCTCTAGAGTCTAGAACATAGTAAAGTATGGGATTCAAGTTATCACAAACCAATCACTTATGAAGTTATGATACaaataagaaaaatgaattgaaaataaaaaattaaaaaaatttaaaaaaaaaaaaaaaaaaaaaaaaaaaaaaaaaaaaaNNNNNaaaaaaaaaaaaaaaaaaaaaaaaaaaaaaaaaaaaaaaattaaaaaaaaaaaaaaaaaaaaaaaaaaagagaacaagGTTCTAGCTAAAATGAAAATTCAATGAGAGAATTTAACCCCAACCATCTCTATTTGTTCctcaaatatttgataattaaaGCAAAATCCTTAACAATCAATTTCAACTAGGGGTGCAAACGAGCCTAGGCGAGCTCGACAATAATCGAGCAGCTCGGTTGATCGAGCCCGACTTTAAAAAATAGGAAATAGGAAAACAGACCGACAACTACAGCATTTCCTTCTCATTCGTTTTATGCACaccatttttaaatttaaaaaaaaaatgcccaTCAGATAAACAGTAGCCATTAACCaaattaccaaaataaaaaatataataataagtaaatatgCAGTTCAATTTCAGCAATTCAATTAAGGAaaatttaggctaaaagtaCCTGAAGTCCTGAACGTCGAAGGGCTGCGTCGCCGGTGGAGTAGTGGAGTGGTGGCTTGCTGCGTCGCCGGCGGTGGCTGCGAGAAGGAGCGGGAGGCGTAGTCTGAGAGAGTCGGGAGGAAGCGAGGGCTGTTTGCGATGGAATTAACTGATTTAGGATTTTAGGGAATTAGGGATTTATCAGTTATCATCAATTAACTACGCAAATTTCATAATTAACAGTACATTTTCCAAATTAATCCAGGAAATCAAGCATGGTTGATGATAAAcaagtaaattaatttaaaaaaggcGCACCAGATGGATTGGTGAATGAATCTGAGCAAGTCTTCAACCGAAGTGGACTCCGGAGTTCAGGAAGTGAAGAACCCACAGAATCAGTCGCTCATAGGGATTTGTATGCATATCGTGACGAGATTCTCGTCTCAGATTTTAAACCGAAGCATTATGGTGAAAGAGCTCAGTAAGACAGCAACGGGCTTTTGGATTTATTGCACTCATAAACTTGGTGTCTAGAGAATGAGGATGAATGGGATTATATTCTTTGTAacaaaaaatgttcaaattagcTACtaaattatatgcaaaatataattaggtcatttaattaaaaaaataattgagcccttcttcttttttttttttaaataattgagtCCTATTTAAAATTATGCAATATCTGTTTTCTGATTATCACTGATGTGatgatcattttattaaaattttatttttaaaatttattaataattttaaataatacggagtataaaaaaaCACACCctcccttttttattttatttaaaactattaaaatggatcacacttgtgtgagaccgtctcacgggtctcaattcgtgagaTGGATCGGGTCACATAATTTGGGTCATTATTTAACTTATGGATTAATTCTGTTTGGGCTATTCTTTTTAACAATTAGATATGAGCTCTTTTTAGCCCAAATTATTAATTCAGTTTATCAAATTTTCGCTCCATTTTTCGCGTTTACTGTGTTCTTCACGTGGTGTCCGAGTAGTACAGACGGGAGTTCGTCTACCCTTCTTCAtcagattttcaaattttctcatCACAAAGGCGGATTTTCTTCACAATCTCAggtgagtttttgtttttgatactTTTAGTGTGTAAAATTTGCTAGGGTTTTGCTATTACACTCCATATACTATCCATTTATTCcgtttaatttctttcttttctagCTGTTGTCGCCATTCCATTAACTTTCTCGGATTTTGCGCTTGCAGTAAGTCCGATTGCGTTTGCATATAAATTTTGCCGCCGGTAACTGCTATTATTATACCTTTGCGGCTGCAGCTATACTCTCCATTTATTCTGTTAAATTGCTCGCCTCAGGTAACTGATGTACGCttcttctatttaatttctcACATGATGTTCTCCATTATAATAATGACTTTTGTGCTTGCATGCAGTAAGTTGGATTTCCTCAGCCATAGATATTTCGCCGCCGGCAACTCTGCTTGTTAATCTCTGCTTCTTCGGTTTAATTTCTTGCGGTTCGTT contains the following coding sequences:
- the LOC116003727 gene encoding bifunctional riboflavin kinase/FMN phosphatase — protein: MSLVKPLKKLVSCVILDLDGTLLNTDGIVSDVLKVALVNYGKQWDGREAHKIVGKTPVEAAAVVVEDYEIPLTKEEFLTQITPMFSERWSNIKALPGANRLINHLKSHGVLMALASNSPKSNIETKISYHQGWKESFSTIVGGDEVTAGKPNPEIFLEVAKRLGVNPSSCLVIEDSLPGVAAGKAAEMEVVAVPSLPKQSHLYTSADEVINSLLDLHPEKWGLPAFQDWVEGTLPIETWYIGGPVVRGFGRGSKVLGIPTANLSTTGYSDLLTEYPSGVYFGWAGLSNHGIYKMVMSIGWNPYFNNTEKTIEPWLLHDFSEDFYGEELHLVIVGYIRPEANFSSLESLIAKIHEDRRVAENALELPLYSKNRDDPYLKSPQLQNNL